One Gemmatimonadota bacterium DNA segment encodes these proteins:
- a CDS encoding aminotransferase class V-fold PLP-dependent enzyme produces MTITPLLSPEAFEGIEGMAHLCTGGESPWLKSQAEVYADFARFKGGSHKGRDKIYDRGERCRQRMGQLWNVPANRIAFMPSAAEGMGWFSRGLDWQPGDNVVTNNLEFPSVAYAWKHLRSRGVEVRLVPHKQWRVREADLLDAVDSRTRVLAVSHVGFYTGQCLNLAQLSEGAGEKGALFAVDATHSSGVLRVPAQLTDLTVSSSYKWLLATHGTAPCYLSERAEEQVASTCFGWHNLKVWPEQTAERDPEVAEQPMPEKLEPGNPAMQVIMHLDHALGVILDIGPEKIENHARDLSELVSRGLAKLGYEVISPDNREARSGNTCFACEDGREMVNRLEERNVFCWGEFGRVRVSTHLYNGSDDVARLLDALSEVKK; encoded by the coding sequence TTGACAATTACACCTCTTCTTTCACCAGAGGCTTTTGAAGGTATTGAAGGCATGGCCCACCTGTGTACGGGGGGTGAGTCCCCGTGGCTCAAAAGTCAAGCCGAGGTATATGCCGATTTTGCCAGATTTAAGGGTGGATCGCACAAGGGCCGCGATAAAATTTACGATAGGGGAGAACGCTGTCGCCAGCGCATGGGGCAGCTCTGGAATGTGCCGGCCAATCGCATTGCGTTTATGCCTTCTGCTGCCGAGGGCATGGGCTGGTTTTCGCGGGGGTTGGACTGGCAGCCCGGCGATAATGTCGTGACCAATAATCTCGAGTTTCCCTCTGTGGCGTATGCGTGGAAGCATCTGCGATCCAGGGGTGTTGAGGTTCGTCTGGTGCCGCATAAACAGTGGCGGGTGCGCGAAGCGGATCTCCTCGACGCTGTTGATTCCCGCACGCGCGTTCTCGCTGTCAGCCATGTGGGGTTTTACACGGGGCAGTGTTTGAATTTGGCGCAACTCTCTGAGGGCGCAGGGGAAAAAGGCGCGTTATTCGCCGTTGATGCCACGCATTCTTCGGGTGTTTTGCGCGTGCCAGCGCAGTTGACAGATCTCACGGTGAGCAGCAGTTACAAATGGCTTTTGGCAACGCACGGTACGGCGCCTTGTTATTTGAGCGAACGGGCGGAAGAGCAGGTCGCATCGACGTGTTTTGGCTGGCACAATCTCAAAGTGTGGCCCGAACAAACCGCCGAGCGCGATCCCGAGGTTGCCGAGCAACCGATGCCGGAAAAGCTCGAACCCGGAAATCCGGCTATGCAGGTGATTATGCACCTGGATCACGCGCTGGGTGTGATTTTAGATATTGGTCCTGAGAAGATTGAGAACCACGCGCGCGATTTGTCCGAACTGGTGTCCCGAGGGCTTGCGAAGTTGGGCTATGAGGTTATTTCGCCCGATAACCGGGAAGCGCGGTCGGGCAATACCTGCTTTGCGTGTGAGGATGGCCGCGAGATGGTCAATCGCCTCGAAGAGCGCAATGTTTTTTGCTGGGGCGAGTTTGGGCGGGTGCGCGTTTCCACGCATTTGTACAATGGTAGCGATGATGTGGCGCGATTGCTCGATGCGCTGAGTGAAGTGAAAAAATGA